From one Candidatus Poribacteria bacterium genomic stretch:
- a CDS encoding dipeptidase: MSEEDTVKGIYDEAIVIDALNVSNWESPAVYQSLHTGGITAINATSAVWENYPQAMDNIAAWLRRFREYDEILIPVKTADDILQAKQDGKVGIILGWQNASPIENDLSRLDLFHALGVRIIQITYNERNLLGNGCYERRDEGLTNFGVDVIKEMNRLGILIDLSHVGDRTTVEAIELSEKPVAITHANARAFVNHVRNKTDEALSLLAEKGGVIGANAFPAFFENTFDATLTDYVDAIDDLVQRVGIDHVGIGTDYTQNQPKMFFDWIFSQQGTKYQERPIVYPDPLIHPEGMETPDKLSNLAAELLNRGYSETDITRILGSNWLRLFQQVWEV, encoded by the coding sequence ATGTCAGAGGAAGATACTGTGAAAGGTATCTATGATGAAGCAATTGTGATAGACGCACTAAATGTCAGCAACTGGGAAAGTCCCGCTGTGTATCAAAGTTTGCATACCGGTGGAATCACGGCTATCAATGCAACCAGCGCTGTGTGGGAAAACTACCCACAGGCGATGGATAATATCGCAGCATGGTTGCGTCGGTTCAGAGAATACGATGAAATTTTGATTCCTGTCAAGACCGCAGACGACATCCTTCAAGCCAAGCAGGACGGGAAGGTGGGTATCATACTGGGGTGGCAGAACGCTTCCCCTATTGAGAATGATCTCTCTCGCCTTGACCTCTTTCATGCCCTCGGCGTTCGCATTATCCAGATTACCTATAATGAGCGGAACTTACTCGGCAATGGCTGCTATGAGCGCAGGGACGAAGGCCTGACTAATTTCGGCGTAGACGTTATCAAGGAGATGAACCGTCTGGGCATCCTGATTGACCTGTCGCACGTCGGCGATCGTACAACGGTAGAAGCGATTGAATTATCGGAGAAGCCGGTGGCGATTACTCATGCCAATGCCCGCGCCTTTGTCAACCATGTTCGGAACAAAACCGATGAGGCACTTTCGCTACTCGCTGAAAAGGGCGGTGTCATCGGAGCGAATGCGTTCCCTGCTTTCTTTGAAAACACATTCGACGCAACGCTCACGGATTATGTAGACGCTATAGATGACCTCGTGCAGCGTGTAGGAATTGATCATGTCGGAATTGGCACGGACTATACGCAAAATCAACCCAAGATGTTCTTTGATTGGATCTTTTCCCAGCAAGGAACAAAATATCAAGAACGCCCCATCGTCTATCCAGATCCGCTGATTCACCCTGAAGGAATGGAAACGCCCGACAAATTGTCAAACCTTGCAGCGGAATTGCTCAACCGCGGATACAGCGAGACGGACATAACCAGAATTTTGGGTAGCAATTGGCTCCGTCTGTTTCAGCAGGTGTGGGAGGTATAA